Proteins co-encoded in one uncultured Draconibacterium sp. genomic window:
- a CDS encoding NIPSNAP family protein, with product MIYEMRTYTVKIGKMNQYIKHFEEIGLPIISKYSKLKGYWYAETGELNQIIHIWEYESFNERIEKRKALYNDSEWLEKFIPAALPMLEKQESKIMNATSFSPIK from the coding sequence ATGATATATGAAATGAGAACTTATACAGTGAAAATTGGGAAAATGAATCAATATATAAAACATTTTGAGGAAATTGGACTTCCCATTATCTCTAAATATTCAAAATTAAAAGGTTATTGGTACGCAGAAACAGGAGAGTTGAATCAAATTATTCACATATGGGAGTATGAAAGTTTTAACGAAAGAATAGAAAAAAGAAAAGCTCTATATAATGATTCAGAATGGTTAGAAAAATTTATTCCTGCAGCTTTACCAATGCTGGAAAAACAAGAGTCAAAAATAATGAATGCAACCAGTTTTTCACCAATCAAATAA